The nucleotide window ATCAGCCCGCCAGTGGCGATTTGTCCCACCTGCCAGATGGTCGCGGGGTCGAGTCCCCCCGCATGGCCTTGATACACCACGTTGGCCAAGAGAAAGCGATCGCTGATGACCGTCTTGCCGGCGGCCAGCGCGGGGCGAATCAGTTCTTCAACTAGCTGCGCCCGGGCCGCCATGTACAGCAGCATCTCCGTGGTCATGGCCATGCCTGCGCCGCGCTCTCCCAACAGCAATTCGCGGATCGCCTCGCCGATGGTGGTGGATCCGGGATCGCGGCACACCACCACCTCGGCCCCCCGCGCGTGCAGCCACATTTGGCACAGGTCGATTTGTGTGCTCTTGCCCACACCGTCGATGCCGTCGAAGCTGAGGAACATGGTGGCGACTCGCCGGCCTAGTTGTGCGATGGCCGCACAGGAAAGTGAACGCGCACCTCGGGGTGCATGCTGTACAGCCGCAGTTCAGCGCCATCGCCGGCCAAGATGCCGCTCGATTGATTGTCGCGCAGAATGGGGTTGTGCGGATAGCGGGTCCAGTGCAGGCGATCAGTTGAGACGGCCAGATTGGTGCACCACGCGCGGCTCATGGGATCGTCGAGCGCGTGGTAGTACAGATAATAACGCCCGTCGCGTTGCACGACCTGATTCGCCGCCACCTGCCCATGCTCGGCTTCCGACGGAACCAAGATCGGCTCGTCCTGCACGTTGGTCCATGTCTTCAGATCGGCGCTGCTGGCCAGCCACAACCCGCGATCGCCGCGCTCATAGATCAGATACCACTGCTTGCCTTCGCGCCACACGGTAGGGGTGCCATACGGCCCCGGCGAAATCGGGCTGCCATCCGCCTGGCGCACGTCCACTGCGCCTTGCGG belongs to Pirellulales bacterium and includes:
- a CDS encoding family 43 glycosylhydrolase yields the protein PQGAVDVRQADGSPISPGPYGTPTVWREGKQWYLIYERGDRGLWLASSADLKTWTNVQDEPILVPSEAEHGQVAANQVVQRDGRYYLYYHALDDPMSRAWCTNLAVSTDRLHWTRYPHNPILRDNQSSGILAGDGAELRLYSMHPEVRVHFPVRPSHN
- the tmk gene encoding dTMP kinase, whose translation is MFLSFDGIDGVGKSTQIDLCQMWLHARGAEVVVCRDPGSTTIGEAIRELLLGERGAGMAMTTEMLLYMAARAQLVEELIRPALAAGKTVISDRFLLANVVYQGHAGGLDPATIWQVGQIATGGLMPDCTLLLDMPAKGARARLNRPLDRLEARGGEYQARLRAGFLSEAARAPERIRVIDAAQPAERVAAQVQAAIAALTQCGSLRERGSG